One Pararhizobium sp. IMCC3301 DNA segment encodes these proteins:
- a CDS encoding murein transglycosylase A, with protein sequence MVHAAFQPLNFSDLPEWAGEQHLAAFNCFLRSAAIFTGDLGPKTRRCGVDGAALGKIFATARASADSIQDDLAARRFFESHFVPVAVADGTTPAMQYPGLLTAYYEPEVEGSLTPSQAFPVPLLRRPPDLVEVKSMAAAADGPSTLPSDWPPDLRFGRIGTQGLVPYYDRGEIEGFEGADGALADRGLELVWLADRVEAFFIHIQGSASIRLQQGGTMRVSYDGKSGHAYTAIGKVLKDSGLLPSGGITMQTIKAWLRAHPDRQSDILHSNRSFIFFRKETDLLPELGPRAAAGVQLTQGRSLAVDRLLHTFHTPVFVHYRKDDRDHARLMIAQDTGSAIVGAHRGDFFCGSGDQAADHAGGFAAPCSFTVLLPRLQLGASA encoded by the coding sequence ATGGTGCATGCGGCCTTTCAACCTCTGAACTTCAGCGATCTGCCGGAGTGGGCGGGTGAGCAGCATCTGGCCGCCTTCAACTGTTTTTTGCGCAGCGCCGCAATTTTTACCGGTGATCTGGGTCCAAAGACCAGACGCTGCGGTGTGGACGGGGCGGCATTAGGTAAAATCTTTGCCACGGCGCGTGCGTCGGCCGACAGCATTCAGGATGACTTGGCGGCAAGGCGCTTTTTCGAAAGCCATTTTGTTCCGGTTGCTGTTGCGGACGGGACGACGCCGGCGATGCAATATCCCGGCCTGCTGACCGCCTATTACGAGCCGGAGGTGGAGGGCTCGCTGACGCCCTCGCAAGCATTTCCCGTGCCCTTGCTGCGGCGGCCGCCGGATCTGGTGGAAGTCAAGTCCATGGCTGCGGCGGCGGACGGACCTTCAACCCTGCCGTCCGACTGGCCGCCGGATTTGCGGTTTGGCCGCATCGGCACACAGGGCCTGGTGCCGTATTATGATCGCGGTGAAATCGAAGGATTTGAAGGGGCTGATGGTGCCCTGGCGGACCGGGGCCTGGAACTGGTCTGGCTGGCCGACCGGGTCGAAGCCTTCTTTATTCACATACAGGGCTCGGCCAGCATCCGCCTGCAACAGGGCGGCACGATGCGGGTCAGTTATGACGGCAAATCCGGTCATGCCTATACCGCGATTGGAAAAGTGCTGAAGGATTCGGGCCTGCTGCCATCCGGCGGGATCACCATGCAGACCATCAAAGCCTGGCTGCGAGCGCATCCGGACCGGCAATCCGACATTCTGCACAGCAACCGGTCCTTCATTTTCTTTCGGAAGGAAACGGATTTGCTGCCGGAACTGGGTCCCCGGGCTGCAGCCGGTGTGCAATTGACACAGGGCCGCTCTCTTGCGGTCGACCGCCTGCTGCATACATTTCATACGCCTGTTTTCGTGCACTACCGGAAAGATGACCGCGATCACGCCCGCCTGATGATTGCGCAGGATACCGGTTCGGCCATTGTCGGCGCGCATCGTGGAGATTTCTTCTGCGGAAGCGGCGATCAGGCGGCAGACCATGCGGGCGGGTTTGCCGCGCCGTGCAGCTTTACCGTGCTGCTGCCGCGGCTTCAGCTGGGTGCATCCGCATGA
- a CDS encoding CDP-alcohol phosphatidyltransferase family protein encodes MLDGQMRKLIDPPLNRIGVWLASKHVSANGVTLTGFAIGLLAALAIALQFYLAGLVLLLLSRVADGLDGAVARASAPSDLGGFLDITLDFFFYGAIPLAFAIADPEANALAAAVLLAGFYATGSSFLAFAVMAERRHITTTAQGIKSLYYIAGLAEGTETIAVFVAFCLFPDWFSWIAYGFAAICFVTAVNRVVIGWITLKPGAGSDPDN; translated from the coding sequence ATGCTTGATGGTCAAATGCGAAAACTGATTGATCCGCCACTGAACCGGATCGGAGTCTGGCTCGCGTCAAAACATGTCAGCGCCAACGGCGTGACCCTGACTGGGTTTGCCATTGGATTGCTGGCAGCTCTGGCAATCGCATTGCAGTTTTATCTGGCGGGGCTTGTATTGTTGCTGCTGAGCCGGGTCGCAGACGGACTGGATGGTGCCGTTGCCCGCGCCAGCGCGCCGAGCGATCTGGGTGGATTTCTGGACATTACCCTGGATTTCTTTTTCTACGGCGCAATTCCGCTGGCTTTTGCAATTGCCGATCCTGAAGCAAATGCTCTGGCAGCTGCAGTCCTTCTTGCCGGGTTCTATGCCACTGGTTCCAGTTTTCTGGCTTTTGCCGTGATGGCGGAACGGCGCCACATCACCACCACGGCGCAGGGCATCAAATCTCTGTATTATATCGCCGGATTGGCGGAAGGCACGGAAACCATTGCAGTATTTGTCGCGTTCTGTCTGTTTCCGGACTGGTTCTCCTGGATCGCATACGGTTTTGCCGCCATCTGCTTCGTGACCGCGGTAAATCGTGTGGTCATCGGCTGGATAACCCTGAAGCCGGGCGCGGGCTCTGATCCCGACAATTGA
- a CDS encoding LysR family transcriptional regulator, translated as MDIVLARTFLEIATSGSFFNAAKRLNVTQSTVSVRVKRLEKELGRTLFLRTKSGTQMTPAGEQFERFARSMMKVWEEARYQVGVPDTFQSSLTIGSQYSLWPKFTMRWLRLLERFMPDVALRAEMGMPDRLLRMMLDGLVDVAVMYTPQLRPGLSVEVLMEDTLVLAASAPDYPRQLDASYIFIDWGPEFAQAHKTHFPEFRASHVTLSLGTLSARYVIEHNRAAYFPARFIEEEVEEGTLHLVNDAPVFPFPIYAVWNTDSDTELVERALRILRRVASRVDDDQHEMLEGAGLESSMVPRLIDIIEGTGIDGTSTEE; from the coding sequence ATGGATATCGTTCTTGCCCGCACGTTTCTGGAAATCGCCACATCAGGCAGTTTCTTCAATGCCGCCAAACGTCTGAATGTCACGCAATCCACTGTCAGCGTGCGAGTGAAACGGCTGGAAAAGGAACTGGGCAGGACTTTGTTCCTGCGCACCAAATCCGGCACCCAGATGACACCGGCAGGCGAGCAATTTGAGCGGTTTGCCCGCTCGATGATGAAAGTCTGGGAAGAAGCCAGATATCAAGTCGGTGTTCCCGACACATTTCAGTCCTCCCTTACCATCGGCAGCCAGTACAGTCTGTGGCCGAAATTCACGATGCGCTGGCTGCGTCTGCTTGAGCGCTTCATGCCGGACGTTGCTTTGCGGGCTGAAATGGGCATGCCGGACCGGTTGCTGCGCATGATGCTGGACGGTCTGGTCGATGTGGCGGTGATGTACACGCCGCAATTGCGCCCCGGCCTGTCGGTCGAAGTGCTGATGGAAGATACGCTGGTGCTGGCGGCGTCCGCGCCGGATTACCCGCGCCAACTGGACGCATCTTATATTTTCATCGATTGGGGCCCGGAATTTGCCCAAGCCCATAAAACCCATTTTCCCGAATTTCGCGCCTCCCATGTGACCCTGTCGCTCGGCACCTTGTCGGCACGTTATGTGATTGAACACAACCGGGCGGCCTATTTCCCGGCCCGCTTCATCGAAGAGGAGGTCGAAGAGGGGACGTTGCATCTGGTGAACGATGCGCCGGTTTTTCCGTTCCCGATCTATGCAGTATGGAACACCGATTCAGATACCGAGTTGGTCGAGAGGGCATTGAGAATATTGCGCCGCGTCGCCAGCCGGGTGGATGACGACCAGCACGAAATGCTGGAAGGGGCAGGCCTGGAATCCAGCATGGTGCCGCGCCTGATCGATATTATCGAAGGCACCGGGATCGATGGCACGTCTACTGAAGAATAA
- the secB gene encoding protein-export chaperone SecB, whose amino-acid sequence MSDTSSSDQAATPQNGDGAAKPPQINIVAQYIKDFSFENPKAPDSLRPREGGPNISINVNVNATPLSETDFEVDLKLDSKATHEDDVLFNVELAYSGIFRLANVPKEHLHPLIMIECPRLLFPFARQIVASATRDGGFPPLLIDPVDFAALYRQRLEQIQAQQKAGGQPN is encoded by the coding sequence ATGAGCGATACTTCCTCATCCGATCAGGCCGCCACGCCGCAGAATGGTGACGGTGCTGCAAAACCACCGCAAATCAATATCGTCGCCCAATATATCAAGGATTTTTCCTTCGAAAATCCCAAGGCGCCTGACTCATTGCGTCCGCGTGAGGGTGGCCCCAATATTTCGATCAACGTCAACGTCAATGCCACGCCATTGTCTGAAACCGATTTTGAAGTTGATCTGAAACTCGATTCAAAAGCTACTCATGAAGATGATGTGCTGTTCAATGTTGAACTGGCCTATAGCGGCATATTCCGGCTGGCCAATGTTCCGAAAGAACATCTGCATCCGCTTATCATGATCGAGTGTCCGCGCCTGCTGTTCCCATTCGCACGCCAGATCGTGGCCTCGGCCACTCGTGATGGCGGCTTTCCGCCCCTTCTGATTGATCCGGTGGATTTTGCCGCACTATACCGTCAGCGGCTGGAACAAATTCAAGCGCAGCAGAAGGCTGGCGGTCAGCCCAACTGA
- a CDS encoding acyltransferase family protein — MTQDRVDWVDAAKGICIIFVVMMHSTLGVEKAAGELSWMNLLVSFAAPFRMPDFFLISGLFLALVIDRPWRKYVDRKVVHFFYFYALWVTIQFVFKAPGFVGEYGLTGTAQLYLLSYIEPFGTLWFIYILPIFFVITKLARDWHIPVWITGLVAALLHLSGLETGWLLIDEFASRFVFFFAGYALAPLIFRIAEWVRLDWRQTAAYMLAWAATNGVLVWLGWAATPWFSLPLGFAGAVALICVASLWVQSRHSTIITWFGAHSIVIYLAFFLPMAISRIVLLKTGIITDLGTISVLVTIAGVTGPAIFYLVMKRLNIGKFLFERPAWAYLDEPKSQKQRNVVLEAGE, encoded by the coding sequence ATGACACAGGATCGTGTAGACTGGGTAGATGCCGCCAAAGGCATCTGCATTATATTCGTAGTCATGATGCATTCAACGCTGGGCGTTGAAAAAGCCGCGGGCGAGCTCAGCTGGATGAACCTGCTGGTGAGCTTTGCCGCACCGTTTCGCATGCCGGACTTCTTTCTTATATCCGGCCTGTTCCTGGCTCTGGTCATTGACCGGCCCTGGCGGAAATATGTCGACCGGAAAGTCGTCCATTTCTTCTACTTCTATGCGCTCTGGGTCACCATTCAGTTCGTCTTCAAAGCCCCCGGATTCGTCGGAGAATATGGACTTACCGGCACGGCACAGCTTTATCTTCTGAGCTATATCGAACCCTTCGGCACACTCTGGTTCATCTATATCCTGCCGATTTTCTTCGTTATTACCAAACTGGCGCGCGACTGGCATATCCCGGTCTGGATAACCGGTCTGGTTGCAGCTCTGCTGCATCTGTCCGGGCTTGAAACCGGGTGGTTGCTGATCGATGAGTTCGCGTCCCGATTCGTGTTCTTTTTCGCCGGCTACGCCCTTGCGCCACTGATCTTCCGCATTGCCGAGTGGGTCCGCCTCGACTGGCGTCAAACAGCAGCTTACATGCTGGCCTGGGCGGCGACCAACGGTGTTCTGGTATGGCTGGGATGGGCCGCAACTCCGTGGTTTTCCCTGCCGCTCGGCTTTGCCGGCGCGGTTGCCCTTATCTGCGTGGCGTCGCTCTGGGTCCAGAGCAGACATTCCACCATCATCACATGGTTCGGGGCCCACTCCATCGTCATCTATCTGGCATTCTTCCTGCCAATGGCAATTTCGCGCATCGTGCTGCTGAAAACAGGAATTATTACCGATCTGGGAACAATCTCTGTTCTGGTGACCATTGCCGGAGTGACCGGGCCTGCCATATTCTACCTCGTGATGAAACGCCTGAATATCGGCAAGTTCCTGTTTGAACGGCCTGCTTGGGCCTACCTTGATGAGCCTAAATCGCAGAAACAACGCAATGTCGTCCTGGAAGCTGGCGAATAG
- a CDS encoding O-succinylhomoserine sulfhydrylase: protein MRKDRSRHYRPATQMVHGGTMRSQFGETSEAIFLTQGYVYDSAEAAEARFDGSDPGFVYSRYANPTVKMFEERMKILEGASGARATASGMAAVYAAIVCDLQAGDHVVAAKALFGSCLYIVDEILPRYGIESTLVDGTDLSAWQAAMRPNTKTLFLESPTNPRLDVLDIPAIADIAHQGGARLVVDNVFATPLWQKPLALGADVVAYSATKHIDGQGRCLGGVVLSDEDWVEDKLAPFLKHTGPSLSPFNAWTLLKGLETLQLRVAEQTRTAVALADFLADHAAIETLLYPGRSDHPHYEVACRQMEQGGTMIAFEVKGGKQAAFRFANALSLIRLSNNLGDAKSLITHPATTTHQRLSDEDKVELGIAPGLLRFSVGLEDVEDLKEDLDQALSA, encoded by the coding sequence ATGCGTAAAGATCGATCCCGCCACTACCGCCCTGCCACCCAGATGGTTCATGGCGGCACCATGCGCTCCCAGTTTGGCGAAACCTCGGAAGCGATTTTCCTGACCCAGGGCTATGTCTATGACAGTGCCGAAGCGGCGGAAGCCCGCTTTGATGGCAGCGATCCCGGCTTTGTCTATTCGCGCTACGCCAATCCGACAGTGAAAATGTTCGAAGAGCGCATGAAGATACTTGAAGGCGCCAGCGGCGCCCGGGCGACGGCAAGTGGCATGGCAGCTGTTTACGCCGCGATTGTGTGCGATCTGCAGGCCGGAGATCATGTGGTGGCCGCCAAGGCGCTGTTTGGTTCTTGCCTGTATATTGTGGATGAAATCCTGCCGCGCTACGGTATTGAATCCACACTTGTTGACGGGACGGATCTGTCGGCCTGGCAGGCGGCGATGCGCCCCAACACCAAAACCCTGTTTCTGGAAAGTCCGACCAATCCGCGTCTTGATGTTCTGGATATTCCCGCGATTGCCGATATTGCCCATCAGGGCGGGGCGCGGCTGGTGGTGGATAATGTGTTTGCAACGCCGCTGTGGCAAAAGCCGCTGGCACTGGGCGCAGATGTGGTCGCCTATTCGGCAACCAAGCATATTGACGGCCAGGGCCGCTGTCTGGGCGGTGTCGTGCTGTCTGATGAAGACTGGGTGGAAGACAAGCTTGCCCCCTTCCTGAAACATACCGGTCCGAGCCTTAGCCCGTTCAACGCCTGGACATTGCTGAAAGGCCTGGAAACCCTTCAGCTGCGTGTTGCCGAGCAAACCAGAACCGCAGTAGCGCTGGCTGATTTTCTGGCCGATCACGCTGCGATTGAAACATTGCTCTATCCGGGACGCTCCGACCATCCACATTACGAGGTTGCCTGCAGGCAGATGGAACAGGGCGGCACCATGATTGCATTTGAAGTGAAGGGCGGCAAACAGGCAGCCTTCCGCTTTGCCAACGCGCTCAGCCTGATCCGCCTGTCCAACAATTTGGGCGATGCCAAGAGCCTGATCACCCATCCTGCGACCACCACTCATCAGCGCCTGTCCGATGAAGACAAGGTCGAGCTTGGCATTGCACCTGGCCTGCTGCGTTTTTCCGTCGGTCTGGAAGATGTTGAGGATTTGAAAGAGGATCTGGACCAGGCTTTGTCCGCCTGA
- a CDS encoding helix-turn-helix domain-containing protein — MTPFGQKLRELRSQKEVTLKHMADELGVSSAYLSALEHGHRGTPGWLMLQRIIAYFNLIWDDAEDLVVLARMSDPRVIVDTSGLDPEATRLANLMSSGIAELSPQALVRLTQVLQKELDDAAPKSE; from the coding sequence ATGACACCATTTGGACAAAAATTACGGGAATTGCGCTCCCAAAAGGAAGTGACGCTGAAACATATGGCAGATGAGCTTGGCGTTTCATCAGCCTATCTCTCGGCACTGGAACACGGTCATCGCGGCACTCCGGGGTGGTTGATGCTGCAACGGATCATCGCCTATTTCAATTTGATCTGGGACGATGCGGAAGATCTGGTGGTACTGGCCCGCATGTCCGACCCGCGGGTAATTGTCGACACGTCCGGGCTCGACCCGGAGGCGACCCGGCTGGCCAATCTGATGTCCTCGGGAATTGCGGAACTCTCCCCGCAGGCTTTGGTGCGCCTGACGCAAGTGCTGCAGAAGGAATTGGATGACGCCGCCCCCAAATCGGAGTGA
- a CDS encoding Tim44/TimA family putative adaptor protein, translated as MQFFDFYTLIFVAIAVFFFLRLRGVLGKRTGQERRPYDPYADKPKTGQKSSNDNVINLPKRSDGQDDTQKQIDEEVDPKTVALNKLIAPVLAVDPDFDPKEFVAGARVAYEMIVTAYAAGNRTQLKPLLSSEVYDGFEEAIAERESRSEAVDFTFVGIEKARIVGAEGDETELRLTIRFVSELISATRNQAGDVIDGSSSKVTEVTDIWTFARDPRERDPNWRLVATEAAD; from the coding sequence ATGCAGTTTTTCGATTTCTATACTCTGATCTTCGTTGCCATAGCGGTGTTTTTCTTTCTCCGCCTGCGTGGCGTTCTGGGAAAGCGGACCGGTCAGGAGCGGCGTCCCTATGATCCTTACGCTGACAAGCCGAAAACCGGTCAGAAATCTTCGAATGACAATGTCATCAATCTTCCAAAACGAAGTGACGGGCAGGACGACACTCAGAAGCAGATCGACGAAGAGGTCGATCCCAAGACTGTTGCCCTCAACAAGCTGATCGCTCCTGTTCTGGCCGTCGATCCCGATTTTGATCCCAAAGAGTTTGTAGCTGGCGCGCGGGTTGCTTACGAAATGATTGTCACAGCCTATGCCGCCGGTAACCGCACCCAATTGAAACCGTTGTTGTCTTCAGAGGTCTATGACGGATTTGAAGAGGCGATTGCCGAACGCGAAAGCCGTTCTGAAGCCGTTGATTTTACATTTGTCGGAATTGAAAAAGCCAGAATTGTAGGTGCCGAAGGCGACGAGACCGAATTGCGCCTCACGATCCGGTTTGTCAGCGAGTTGATTTCTGCAACGCGTAATCAGGCTGGTGATGTGATTGATGGCAGTTCCAGCAAAGTCACCGAAGTAACCGATATCTGGACTTTTGCCCGCGATCCGCGCGAGCGCGATCCGAACTGGCGGCTGGTTGCAACTGAAGCCGCCGACTGA
- a CDS encoding Smr/MutS family protein, with product MRRRRSRDLSPEERRLWNRVTESVHPARPKIMSDPEPAETGPQTSIESQHHVRSSSSRVAMPAYYPPVSTPKRPQALLLAPLDSKSRRRLKRGQNTLDATLDLHGLTQAAAHNRLIGFLHQAQAGGARYVLVITGKGKAVNADTGERGILRRMVPIWLSGPELAALVAGYDEAATPHGGTGALYVRLRRKRPGLQEI from the coding sequence ATGAGACGCCGCAGATCCCGCGATCTGTCGCCGGAAGAGCGCCGTCTCTGGAACCGGGTCACGGAGAGCGTGCATCCGGCGCGGCCGAAAATCATGTCAGACCCGGAGCCTGCTGAAACGGGTCCGCAGACTTCCATCGAAAGTCAGCATCATGTCAGGTCCTCAAGCAGCCGCGTTGCCATGCCGGCCTATTATCCGCCGGTATCTACTCCCAAGCGGCCGCAAGCTTTGTTGCTGGCCCCGTTGGACAGCAAAAGCAGGCGGCGCCTGAAACGCGGACAGAATACGCTGGATGCAACGCTTGACCTGCATGGACTTACCCAGGCAGCGGCGCATAATCGTCTCATCGGGTTTCTGCATCAGGCTCAGGCCGGCGGCGCCCGCTATGTGCTGGTCATTACCGGGAAAGGCAAAGCTGTGAATGCTGATACCGGTGAGCGCGGAATATTGCGCCGGATGGTCCCTATCTGGCTGTCCGGTCCGGAACTGGCGGCGCTGGTCGCTGGCTATGATGAGGCCGCGACCCCCCATGGCGGTACCGGCGCATTATATGTCAGACTGCGGCGCAAGAGGCCCGGATTGCAAGAAATATGA
- a CDS encoding DUF992 domain-containing protein, whose amino-acid sequence MNYIRIIVASILSASVMAPLSANAAPKGDQLGVLECTVDGGIGLLVGSSKKVNCTFAQSNGAVDAYSGKISKLGLDLGVTGKSYIKWVVFTPAGTELADHPLSGRYVGVSTGATLGIGLGANALVGGNDKQIGLQPLSVEGQTGLNVALAVSTLTLNAEK is encoded by the coding sequence ATGAACTACATCAGAATTATCGTGGCTTCAATCCTGTCCGCTTCTGTCATGGCACCACTTTCCGCAAACGCTGCGCCAAAGGGCGACCAGCTTGGCGTCCTTGAATGCACTGTTGATGGCGGCATCGGGCTGCTTGTCGGTTCCAGCAAGAAAGTCAATTGCACTTTTGCCCAATCGAATGGCGCAGTGGACGCCTATTCCGGCAAGATCAGCAAGCTCGGCCTTGATCTGGGTGTCACCGGCAAATCCTACATCAAGTGGGTTGTGTTCACACCGGCAGGCACGGAATTGGCGGACCATCCGCTGTCCGGCCGTTATGTCGGTGTATCGACCGGGGCAACCCTGGGCATTGGTCTTGGCGCCAATGCACTGGTCGGCGGCAATGACAAGCAGATCGGCCTGCAGCCGCTCAGTGTAGAAGGTCAGACCGGGCTGAATGTCGCTTTGGCGGTCTCGACGCTGACACTCAATGCGGAAAAATAG
- a CDS encoding FxsA family protein — MRFSLIPFALLIVPLLEITAFVVIGGEIGVWATLALVVVTAVIGSFLLRWQGISLLRRIRTDLAAKRLPAKELVRGAMLVVAGILLLTPGFVTDTLGFLLFVPPVQETVWRFLKSRIQLVGAAASSGSATRQNSNAPGGPSQAGESVVELDAKEFRRNDPDSPWVGGPEDDSRR, encoded by the coding sequence ATGCGCTTTTCACTGATACCTTTTGCCCTGCTTATCGTACCGCTTCTGGAAATTACCGCCTTTGTTGTCATTGGCGGCGAAATCGGCGTTTGGGCGACACTGGCCCTGGTAGTCGTGACTGCCGTGATCGGATCGTTCCTGTTGCGCTGGCAGGGCATCTCGCTGTTGCGCCGCATTCGCACTGACCTTGCGGCGAAACGTCTGCCGGCAAAGGAACTGGTGCGCGGCGCGATGCTGGTTGTGGCCGGCATTTTGCTGCTGACGCCCGGATTTGTCACCGACACGCTCGGGTTTTTACTGTTTGTTCCGCCGGTTCAGGAAACAGTGTGGCGGTTTCTGAAATCCAGAATCCAGCTGGTCGGTGCGGCAGCATCCAGCGGTTCGGCCACCCGGCAAAATTCCAATGCGCCCGGCGGTCCGTCACAAGCTGGCGAAAGCGTAGTGGAACTGGACGCAAAGGAATTCAGACGCAACGATCCTGACAGTCCGTGGGTAGGCGGGCCGGAAGACGATTCCAGGCGCTAG
- a CDS encoding transglycosylase domain-containing protein, with protein MSGPRQQDRKEPVFGRPAPQGSRPQPKRKARPDPGINAGGNRGDGGGMKPQPPRRNRKEKAKPAGRRKKRGLLGFFVYWSFILMLWGAIGLGGLLIYFSTELPDFSKLEIPVRSPNVQLVARDGDLIANRGETGGESVRFEQLPPYLPQAVMAIEDRRFFDHAGIDIPGVARAMVANIRAGRVVQGGSSITQQLAKNLYLGPERDWRRKLKEVPIAFWLEYNFSKEQIMEMYLNRVYLGGGATGVDAAARTYFQKSARYLNLAESAMLAGLLKAPSRLSPDKNAEAAQERAQLVLEAMEDEGYITRAELDYAVANPALARSRHLAGAENYVADWLFERVKGFLGTIDQDVLVETTIDIRLQNLAEAALREGLNRDGETYGVTQGAVVSIDPTGAVRALVGGRDYGASQFNRATDALRQPGSSFKPFVYLAAMELGLTPETIRIDGPVEINGWSPRNYSREFRGPVTLEEALTKSLNTVAARLGEEVGIDAVAEVANRLGVNSELQRIPSLALGTSETTPLEMTSAYVPFANGGYSVIEHAITRITTPDGEVLYERQPSGNLQVISPYILGLMNSMLERTVLSGTATKAQLEDGRPAGGKTGTSQDFRDAWFIGFTANLVTGVWLGNDDNSSTKRATGGNLPAMIWRDFMQPAHEGIPVANLIGVAESRELLAQAQADAQAQAQAQAQAETQAAELQPFARSANEVDARPVRRRRQERSFLRRLFGG; from the coding sequence ATGAGTGGTCCCAGACAACAAGACCGGAAAGAACCGGTATTCGGCCGGCCGGCGCCGCAAGGTTCCCGGCCTCAGCCAAAGCGCAAGGCGCGTCCTGACCCTGGCATAAATGCCGGCGGCAATCGCGGCGACGGCGGCGGCATGAAGCCGCAGCCGCCGCGACGCAACCGCAAGGAGAAGGCGAAACCTGCAGGACGCCGCAAGAAGCGCGGTCTGCTGGGCTTCTTCGTCTATTGGAGTTTCATTCTGATGCTCTGGGGCGCAATCGGTCTTGGCGGATTGCTGATCTATTTTTCCACGGAACTGCCTGATTTTTCGAAGCTGGAAATACCGGTGCGCTCGCCGAATGTGCAATTGGTGGCGCGTGATGGCGATCTGATTGCCAATCGCGGCGAAACCGGCGGTGAATCGGTTCGTTTCGAGCAATTGCCGCCCTATCTGCCGCAGGCCGTGATGGCCATCGAGGATCGCCGCTTTTTCGACCATGCCGGTATTGATATTCCCGGTGTGGCCAGGGCGATGGTGGCCAATATACGTGCAGGACGCGTTGTTCAGGGCGGCTCGTCGATCACCCAGCAGCTGGCAAAAAATCTTTATCTCGGTCCGGAGCGCGATTGGCGCCGTAAGCTCAAGGAAGTACCGATTGCGTTTTGGCTGGAATATAATTTTTCCAAAGAACAAATCATGGAAATGTACCTCAACCGGGTTTATCTAGGCGGCGGTGCAACCGGTGTCGATGCTGCGGCGCGGACCTACTTCCAGAAATCCGCGCGCTATCTGAACCTGGCCGAATCCGCGATGCTTGCCGGATTGTTGAAAGCACCCTCCCGCCTGTCGCCGGACAAGAACGCAGAAGCTGCGCAGGAGCGTGCGCAACTGGTACTTGAAGCCATGGAGGACGAAGGTTACATTACCCGTGCAGAACTCGACTATGCAGTCGCCAATCCTGCTTTGGCCAGAAGCCGCCATTTGGCCGGTGCCGAAAATTATGTGGCCGACTGGCTGTTTGAGCGGGTGAAGGGCTTTCTCGGCACAATTGACCAAGATGTTTTAGTCGAAACCACGATAGATATTCGACTGCAGAATCTTGCTGAGGCCGCTCTCAGAGAAGGCCTGAACCGGGACGGCGAGACCTACGGCGTCACCCAGGGAGCGGTTGTATCGATTGATCCGACCGGCGCAGTGCGTGCTCTGGTCGGCGGGCGCGACTACGGCGCCAGCCAGTTCAACCGCGCCACCGATGCACTCCGTCAGCCCGGCTCGTCATTCAAGCCATTTGTCTATCTGGCCGCCATGGAACTGGGATTGACACCTGAAACGATACGGATCGATGGTCCTGTTGAAATCAACGGCTGGTCGCCCCGTAATTACAGCCGGGAATTTCGCGGGCCTGTAACGCTGGAAGAGGCGCTCACCAAATCGTTGAACACGGTTGCAGCCCGATTGGGTGAAGAAGTCGGAATAGATGCGGTGGCCGAGGTTGCCAACCGGCTTGGCGTCAACAGCGAATTGCAACGCATTCCCAGCCTGGCGCTTGGCACCAGCGAAACCACGCCATTGGAAATGACCTCGGCCTATGTGCCGTTTGCCAATGGCGGCTACAGTGTCATCGAACATGCTATCACACGGATTACGACACCTGATGGCGAGGTTCTGTATGAGCGCCAGCCCAGCGGCAATCTACAGGTTATCTCGCCCTACATTCTTGGCCTGATGAACAGCATGTTGGAACGCACAGTGCTATCAGGGACAGCTACCAAGGCACAGCTAGAGGATGGCCGGCCGGCCGGTGGCAAGACCGGAACCAGCCAGGACTTTCGCGACGCCTGGTTCATTGGGTTTACTGCAAATCTTGTGACCGGCGTGTGGCTTGGCAATGACGATAACAGCTCGACCAAACGGGCCACCGGCGGCAATTTACCGGCGATGATCTGGCGTGATTTCATGCAACCGGCCCATGAGGGAATCCCGGTTGCCAATCTGATCGGGGTTGCTGAATCCAGAGAGCTGCTGGCCCAGGCTCAAGCAGACGCCCAGGCTCAGGCCCAAGCTCAGGCCCAGGCCGAGACGCAAGCTGCCGAATTGCAGCCATTTGCCCGATCTGCCAATGAGGTTGATGCAAGACCGGTGCGTCGCCGCCGCCAGGAGCGCAGTTTTCTGCGCCGCCTGTTCGGCGGTTGA